A region of Lycium barbarum isolate Lr01 chromosome 3, ASM1917538v2, whole genome shotgun sequence DNA encodes the following proteins:
- the LOC132632403 gene encoding plastid division protein CDP1, chloroplastic, whose product MTAVFHQVPSALYLCCIENDLEKLYVYNAVPIRDKIDKKWGKFRARVTINRCGSRKRVNRRWRLYATETRVLESNTVERSNNANAQPSTVPSIEIPVTCYQILGVSDRAEKDEIVKSVMHLKNAEIEDGYTMDAAVSRQNLLMDVRDKLLFEPEYAGNIKEKVPPRSSLRIPWAWLSSALCLLQEVGEEKLVLNIGQKALQHPDSKPYVHDILLSMALAECAIAKVGFEKNKISQGFEALARAQCLLRSKVSLGKMTLLSQIEESLEELAPACTLELLGMPRTPENAERRIGAIAALRELLRQGLDVEASCQVQDWQCFLNQALRKLMASEIVELLQWDDLGLTRKNKKSIESQNQRVVIDFNCFYMVLLAHIALGFSSKQIDLINKSKIICECLIASEGVDLKFEEAFLLFLLGQGDEAAATEKLRQLELNTDTASHNLASVKEMKDVSAASKPLETWLKDAVLGLFPDTRDCSPSLVNFFRGEKRPFATRGNRRGLQNASHISHRPLAPAIPRDQRALDEPLSYGDTSRHLGSAVKQLSPPNLQPQLTVDKVNVSNVGGMPSVQLKRNLGAGRKVWEIWLGLNSIVEKIIFVVSVGCVIFVSFKLMNMQLWRRKNGSGWWPNTPRMTSSHPWKMDFPQDPSYRHASNKRSGVIEKLKELLPKFTMQIGEHPQVSGRPNSFFAAGLSPSATAAYKTPMPIEQAETLIKKWQTIKAEALGPDHNIDGLFDVLDEPMLVQWQALSEAAKTRSCFWRFVLLQLSVLRADILTDGIGQEMAEIEAILEEAAELVDESQVKNPNYYSTYKIRYVLKRQDDGAWRFSEADILTKS is encoded by the exons ATGacggcagtttttcatcaagtgccAAGTGCACTTTATTTATGTTGCATTGAGAATGACCTAGAGAAACTGTATGTCTACAATGCTGTTCCAATCAGAGACAAAATCGATAAGAAATGGGGGAAATTCAGAGCTAGGGTTACGATTAACCGTTGTGGTTCCAGGAAGAGAGTTAATCGACGGTGGAGATTGTATGCCACTGAGACTCGAGTTCTCGAAAGCAACACTGTAGAGAGGAGTAATAATGCTAATGCTCAACCTTCAACAGTTCCCTCTATTGAAATCCCAGTCACTTGTTATCAG ATCCTTGGTGTCTCAGACCGAGCTGAGAAGGATGAAATTGTCAAGTCAGTAATGCATCTCAAGAATGCTGAGATTGAAGATGGGTACACCATGGATGCTGCTGTTTCTCGCCAG AATCTTTTAATGGATGTGAGAGATAAGCTTTTGTTTGAGCCAGAATATGCCGGAAATATAAAAGAAAAGGTTCCACCAAGGTCTTCTCTTAGAATACCATGGGCTTGGTTATCTAGCGCTCTTTGTCTTCTTCAAGAG GTTGGGGAAGAGAAGCTTGTGCTAAATATTGGACAAAAAGCTCTTCAACATCCAGACTCTAAGCCTTATGTTCATGATATTCTTTTGTCCATGGCACTTGCTGAG TGTGCAATTGCAAAAGTTGGATTTGAGAAGAACAAAATTTCACAAGGATTTGAAGCTCTTGCTCGTGCTCAATGTCTTTTAAGGAGCAAAGTTTCTCTTGGGAAGATGACATTGTTATCTCAG ATAGAAGAATCTTTGGAAGAGCTTGCCCCTGCCTGCACCTTGGAGTTATTAGGCATGCCTCGTACACCTGAAAATGCTGAACGGAGGATAGGGGCCATTGCAGCATTACGTGAATTGCTCAGACAGGGCCTTGATGTAGAAGCTTCCTGCCAAGTTCAGGATTGGCAATGCTTCTTGAATCAAGCTCTCAGAAAACTTATGGCTTCGGAGATTGTTGAACTCCTTCAATGGGATGATTTGGGTCTCACAAGGAAGAACAAAAAGTCCATTGAGTCACAAAACCAAAGAGTTGTAATTGATTTCAACTGTTTCTACATGGTTTTATTAGCTCATATTGCCCTAGGATTTTCCAGCAAGCAGATTGATCTG ATTAACAAATCCAAAATAATTTGCGAGTGTTTGATTGCTTCAGAAGGAGTTGATCTGAAATTTGAGGAAGCCTTCTTGTTGTTCCTTCTTGGGCAG GGTGATGAGGCTGCAGCTACTGAAAAGCTTCGGCAGCTTGAGCTGAACACAGATACAGCTTCACATAATTTAGCATCAGTCAAAGAAATGAAAGATGTTTCTGCTGCATCAAAACCGCTG GAGACCTGGTTGAAGGATGCTGTGCTTGGCTTGTTCCCAGACACGAGGGATTGTTCTCCATCATTA GTAAACTTCTTTCGCGGCGAAAAACGACCTTTCGCTACCAGGGGAAACAGAAGAGGTCTGCAGAACGCATCTCATATTAGTCATAGACCACTTGCACCTGCTATTCCACGGGACCAAAGAGCTTTAGATGAACCACTTTCGTATGGTGATACTTCTCGACATCTCGGGTCAGCTGTGAAGCAGTTATCTCCACCTAATTTACAACCTCAGTTGACTGTGGACAAGGTCAATGTGAGCAATGTTGGTGGGATGCCATCTGTTCAGTTAAAAAGAAATTTGGGTGCTGGACGTAAGGTTTGGGAAATCTGGTTGGGCCTGAATAGCATAGTTGAGAAGATAATTTTTGTTGTGTCAGTTGGATGCGTCATTTTTGTTTCGTTCAAGCTAATGAACATGCAGTTGTGGAGAAGAAAAAATGGATCTGGTTGGTGGCCAAACACGCCTAGGATGACAAGCTCCCATCCCTGGAAAATGGATTTTCCTCAAGATCCTAGTTATAGGCATGCAAGCAATAAGAGAAGTGGCGTCATTGAGAAGTTGAAGGAGTTGCTTCCAAAGTTCACAATGCAGATAGGGGAGCACCCGCAAGTTTCTGGTCGCCCAAACTCTTTCTTTGCTGCTGGTCTATCACCTTCCGCAACAGCAGCTTACAAGACGCCAATGCCTATAGAGCAAGCTGAGACCCTTATCAAGAAATGGCAAACCATTAAGGCAGAAGCACTAGGACCGGATCATAATATTGATGGTCTCTTTGATGTTCTTGATGAGCCAATGCTTGTTCAG TGGCAAGCCTTGTCTGAAGCAGCAAAAACCAGGTCGTgtttctggagatttgttttgCTCCAACTTTCAGTTTTACGAGCAGATATTTTGACTGATGGGATTGGTCAGGAGATGGCAGAAATAGAGGCAATCCTGGAGGAAGCAGCTGAACTTGTGGATGAATCACAGGTTAAGAACCCAAATTATTACAG CACGTACAAAATTCGTTATGTTCTGAAGAGGCAAGATGATGGTGCTTGGAGGTTTAGTGAAGCAGATATTCTAACAAAGTCTTGA